One Carassius gibelio isolate Cgi1373 ecotype wild population from Czech Republic chromosome A20, carGib1.2-hapl.c, whole genome shotgun sequence DNA segment encodes these proteins:
- the prpf39 gene encoding pre-mRNA-processing factor 39 isoform X2, protein MEDSGELMTEMLDKNNGDAPAMEVPGVDYVTEPTVNPEPHEYDPIQQTSASEPLQMQNDDHTASAPDPGVEISNGQHTEPDAVTQPEAGDSESPSNMELEDAPKETSEAVEPATDAAAAQDPGLPAEYERLFKVVEDNPEDFNGWVYLLQYVEQENHLEASRKAFDAFFLHYPYCYGYWKKYADIEKKHGYIHVADEVYRRGLQAIPLSVDLWLHYITFLRENQDTSDGEAENRIRASYEHAVLACGTDFRSDRLWEAYIAWETEQGKLANVTAVYDRILCIPTQLYSQHFQKFKEHVQSNNPKHFLSEEEFVQLRVELANANKPNGDDAPGEELPPGTDDLPDPAKRVTEIENMRHKVIETRQEVFNHNEHEVSKRWAFEEGIKRPYFHVKALEKTQLNNWREYLDFELENGTPERVVVLFERCLIACALYEEFWIKYAKYLESYSVEGVRHIFKKACTIHLPKKPTVHLLWAAFEEQQGGVEEARRILREMEEAVPGLATVRMRRVSLERRHGHMEEAEALLTDAISNGKNSSEASFYAVKLARQLLKVQKSIGKAKKVLLDAVEKDETNPKLYLNLLELEYSGDVQQNETEILACFDRALNSPMSLEQRLTFSQRRVEFLEDFGSDINVLVSAYEQHQRLETEQESLKRKAENGSEESDSKRQRTDDQSGASGQMMQDMQDNHAGYNYNNWYQYNSWGGQNSWGPYGQYGQYNQYYPPPPT, encoded by the exons ATGGAAGATTCTG GTGAGCTCATGACCGAGATGTTGGACAAGAATAACGGGGACGCTCCTGCTATGGAGGTCCCGGGGGTCGATTACGTCACAGAGCCGACGGTGAACCCAGAACCCCACGAGTATGATCCGATCCAGCAGACGTCTGCTTCAGAACCGCTTCAGATGCAGAACGACGACCACACGGCCAGCGCTCCAGATCCCGGTGTGGAGATCTCCAACGGACAGCACACGGAGCCGGACGCTGTGACGCAGCCCGAAGCCGGCGACTCGGAGAGCCCTTCCAACATGGAGCTGGAGGACGCTCCTAAAGAAACCTCAGAAGCGGTGGAACCGGCGACAGACGCAGCTGCCGCACAAGATCCCGGGCTTCCTGCGGAGTACGAGCGGCTCTTTAAGGTTGTGGAGGACAACCCTGAAGACTTCAACGGCTGGGTGTATCTTCTGCAGTATGTTGAGCAGGAG AACCACCTGGAGGCTTCGAGGAAGGCGTTTGATGCCTTTTTCCTGCACTACCCCTACTGTTACGGCTACTGGAAGAAGTATGCAGATATCGAGAAGAAGCACGGATACATACACGTGGCCGACGAG GTTTACCGCCGAGGTCTGCAGGCCATTCCTCTCAGCGTGGACCTGTGGCTTCACTATATCACCTTCCTGCGAGAGAACCAAGACACTAGTGACGGCGAGGCGGAGAACCGCATCCGAGC GTCCTATGAGCACGCCGTTCTGGCCTGCGGCACTGATTTCCGGTCCGACCGTCTGTGGGAGGCGTACATCGCTTGGGAGACGGAGCAGGGGAAGCTGGCCAACGTCACGGCCGTGTACGACCGCATCCTGTGTATTCCCACGCAGCTGTACTCCCAGCACTTCCAGAA GTTCAAAGAGCACGTCCAGAGCAACAACCCCAAGCACTTCCTGTCTGAGGAGGAGTTCGTGCAGCTGCGGGTGGAGCTGGCTAACGCTAACAAGCCCAACGGAGACGACGCTCCGGGAGAAGAGCTTCCTCCGGGAACAGACGACCTGCCGGATCCAGCCAAG AGAGTGACGGAGATCGAGAACATGAGGCATAAGGTGATCGAGACCCGCCAGGAAGTGTTCAACCACAACGAGCACGAAGTCAGCAAGCGCTGGGCCTTCGAGGAAGGG ATCAAGCGTCCGTACTTCCACGTCAAGGCCTTGGAGAAGACGCAGCTGAACAACTGGAGGGAGTACCTGGACTTCGAGCTGGAGAACGGGACGCCGGAGCGTGTGGTGGTTCTGTTCGAGCGCTGTCTGATCGCCTGCGCTCTCTACGAGGAGTTCTGGATCAAG TACGCCAAGTATCTGGAGAGCTACAGCGTGGAAGGCGTCCGGCACATCTTCAAGAAGGCCTGCACCATCCACCTGCCCAAGAAACCCACCGTGCACCTGCTCTGGGCCGCGTTTGAGGAGCAGCAAG GCGGCGTGGAGGAGGCGCGGCGGATCCTGAGGGAGATGGAGGAGGCTGTTCCTGGTCTGGCGACGGTGAGGATGAGGAGGGTGAGTCTGGAGCGCCGGCACGGACACATGGAGGAAGCAGAAGCCTTGCTGACGGATGCCATCTCCAACGGGAAGAACAGCAGCGAGGCGTCCTTCTACGCTGTGAAACTGGCCCGACAGCTGCTCAAAGTGCAGAAGAGCATCGGGAAGGCCAAGAAAGTGCTGCTGGACGCCGTCGAGAAGGATGAG ACGAACCCGAAGCTGTACCTGAACCTGCTGGAGCTGGAGTACAGCGGAGACGTGCAGCAGAACGAGACGGAGATCCTGGCCTGCTTCGACCGAGCGCTGAACAGCCCCATGTCTCTGGAGCAGCGCCTCACCTTCTCTCAGCGCAGGGTCGAGTTCCTGGAGGACTTCGGCAGCGACATCAACGT CCTGGTGTCGGCGTATGAACAGCATCAGAGACTGGAGACGGAGCAGGAGTCGCTGAAGAGGAAAGCAGAGAACGG ATCAGAGGAGTCGGACTCAAAGAGACAGCGGACAGACGACCAATCAGGAGCCTCGGGTCAGATGATGCAGGACATGCAGGACAATCACGCCGGATACAACTACAACAACTGGTACCAG TATAACTCATGGGGCGGTCAGAACTCCTGGGGTCCGTACGGTCAGTACGGTCAGTATAACCAGTACTATCCTCCTCCTCCAACATAA
- the prpf39 gene encoding pre-mRNA-processing factor 39 isoform X1, protein MEDSGELMTEMLDKNNGDAPAMEVPGVDYVTEPTVNPEPHEYDPIQQTSASEPLQMQNDDHTASAPDPGVEISNGQHTEPDAVTQPEAGDSESPSNMELEDAPKETSEAVEPATDAAAAQDPGLPAEYERLFKVVEDNPEDFNGWVYLLQYVEQENHLEASRKAFDAFFLHYPYCYGYWKKYADIEKKHGYIHVADEVYRRGLQAIPLSVDLWLHYITFLRENQDTSDGEAENRIRASYEHAVLACGTDFRSDRLWEAYIAWETEQGKLANVTAVYDRILCIPTQLYSQHFQKFKEHVQSNNPKHFLSEEEFVQLRVELANANKPNGDDAPGEELPPGTDDLPDPAKRVTEIENMRHKVIETRQEVFNHNEHEVSKRWAFEEGIKRPYFHVKALEKTQLNNWREYLDFELENGTPERVVVLFERCLIACALYEEFWIKYAKYLESYSVEGVRHIFKKACTIHLPKKPTVHLLWAAFEEQQGGVEEARRILREMEEAVPGLATVRMRRVSLERRHGHMEEAEALLTDAISNGKNSSEASFYAVKLARQLLKVQKSIGKAKKVLLDAVEKDETNPKLYLNLLELEYSGDVQQNETEILACFDRALNSPMSLEQRLTFSQRRVEFLEDFGSDINVLVSAYEQHQRLETEQESLKRKAENGSEESDSKRQRTDDQSGASGQMMQDMQDNHAGYNYNNWYQQYNSWGGQNSWGPYGQYGQYNQYYPPPPT, encoded by the exons ATGGAAGATTCTG GTGAGCTCATGACCGAGATGTTGGACAAGAATAACGGGGACGCTCCTGCTATGGAGGTCCCGGGGGTCGATTACGTCACAGAGCCGACGGTGAACCCAGAACCCCACGAGTATGATCCGATCCAGCAGACGTCTGCTTCAGAACCGCTTCAGATGCAGAACGACGACCACACGGCCAGCGCTCCAGATCCCGGTGTGGAGATCTCCAACGGACAGCACACGGAGCCGGACGCTGTGACGCAGCCCGAAGCCGGCGACTCGGAGAGCCCTTCCAACATGGAGCTGGAGGACGCTCCTAAAGAAACCTCAGAAGCGGTGGAACCGGCGACAGACGCAGCTGCCGCACAAGATCCCGGGCTTCCTGCGGAGTACGAGCGGCTCTTTAAGGTTGTGGAGGACAACCCTGAAGACTTCAACGGCTGGGTGTATCTTCTGCAGTATGTTGAGCAGGAG AACCACCTGGAGGCTTCGAGGAAGGCGTTTGATGCCTTTTTCCTGCACTACCCCTACTGTTACGGCTACTGGAAGAAGTATGCAGATATCGAGAAGAAGCACGGATACATACACGTGGCCGACGAG GTTTACCGCCGAGGTCTGCAGGCCATTCCTCTCAGCGTGGACCTGTGGCTTCACTATATCACCTTCCTGCGAGAGAACCAAGACACTAGTGACGGCGAGGCGGAGAACCGCATCCGAGC GTCCTATGAGCACGCCGTTCTGGCCTGCGGCACTGATTTCCGGTCCGACCGTCTGTGGGAGGCGTACATCGCTTGGGAGACGGAGCAGGGGAAGCTGGCCAACGTCACGGCCGTGTACGACCGCATCCTGTGTATTCCCACGCAGCTGTACTCCCAGCACTTCCAGAA GTTCAAAGAGCACGTCCAGAGCAACAACCCCAAGCACTTCCTGTCTGAGGAGGAGTTCGTGCAGCTGCGGGTGGAGCTGGCTAACGCTAACAAGCCCAACGGAGACGACGCTCCGGGAGAAGAGCTTCCTCCGGGAACAGACGACCTGCCGGATCCAGCCAAG AGAGTGACGGAGATCGAGAACATGAGGCATAAGGTGATCGAGACCCGCCAGGAAGTGTTCAACCACAACGAGCACGAAGTCAGCAAGCGCTGGGCCTTCGAGGAAGGG ATCAAGCGTCCGTACTTCCACGTCAAGGCCTTGGAGAAGACGCAGCTGAACAACTGGAGGGAGTACCTGGACTTCGAGCTGGAGAACGGGACGCCGGAGCGTGTGGTGGTTCTGTTCGAGCGCTGTCTGATCGCCTGCGCTCTCTACGAGGAGTTCTGGATCAAG TACGCCAAGTATCTGGAGAGCTACAGCGTGGAAGGCGTCCGGCACATCTTCAAGAAGGCCTGCACCATCCACCTGCCCAAGAAACCCACCGTGCACCTGCTCTGGGCCGCGTTTGAGGAGCAGCAAG GCGGCGTGGAGGAGGCGCGGCGGATCCTGAGGGAGATGGAGGAGGCTGTTCCTGGTCTGGCGACGGTGAGGATGAGGAGGGTGAGTCTGGAGCGCCGGCACGGACACATGGAGGAAGCAGAAGCCTTGCTGACGGATGCCATCTCCAACGGGAAGAACAGCAGCGAGGCGTCCTTCTACGCTGTGAAACTGGCCCGACAGCTGCTCAAAGTGCAGAAGAGCATCGGGAAGGCCAAGAAAGTGCTGCTGGACGCCGTCGAGAAGGATGAG ACGAACCCGAAGCTGTACCTGAACCTGCTGGAGCTGGAGTACAGCGGAGACGTGCAGCAGAACGAGACGGAGATCCTGGCCTGCTTCGACCGAGCGCTGAACAGCCCCATGTCTCTGGAGCAGCGCCTCACCTTCTCTCAGCGCAGGGTCGAGTTCCTGGAGGACTTCGGCAGCGACATCAACGT CCTGGTGTCGGCGTATGAACAGCATCAGAGACTGGAGACGGAGCAGGAGTCGCTGAAGAGGAAAGCAGAGAACGG ATCAGAGGAGTCGGACTCAAAGAGACAGCGGACAGACGACCAATCAGGAGCCTCGGGTCAGATGATGCAGGACATGCAGGACAATCACGCCGGATACAACTACAACAACTGGTACCAG CAGTATAACTCATGGGGCGGTCAGAACTCCTGGGGTCCGTACGGTCAGTACGGTCAGTATAACCAGTACTATCCTCCTCCTCCAACATAA
- the fkbp3 gene encoding peptidyl-prolyl cis-trans isomerase FKBP3, with product MMAADPERAWSDEQLKSEEIPKRELITFIQENAAHSFLSEHKLLGNIKNVAKTAKKEQLIEAYNQLFESKRFKGTDVDAVTEKVQAAKISDIPKEIKMEPVDEGPPKFTKTILKKGDKTNFPKKGDTVSCWYTGTLEDGTVFDSNIPATAKKKKQTKPLSFKVGMGRVIRGWDEGLLVMSKGETARLEIEAEWAYGRKGLPDSKIPPNAKLIFEVELVSID from the exons ATGATGGCGGCGGATCCAGAACGAGCGTGGAGCGACGAGCAGCTCAAGAGTGAAGAAATACCGAAAAGAGAGCTGATCACATTCATCCAGGAGAACGCAGCGCACTCG TTTCTATCTGAACACAAACTTCTTGGAAACATCAAGAATGTGGCAAAAACAGCCAAGAAAGAGCAGCTCATCGAGGCGTATAACCAGCTGTTTGAGAGCAAG AGGTTTAAGGGCACAGACGTGGATGCCGTGACTGAAAAGGTTCAAGCTGCTAAAATCAGTGATATTCCCAAAGAGATCAAGATGGAGCCAGTGGATGAG GGGCCTCCGAAGTTCACAAAGACCATCCTGAAGAAAGGAGACAAGACTAACTTCCCCAAGAAAGGAGACACTGTGAGCTGCTGGTACACGGGGACACTGGAGGACGGGACTGTGTTCGACAGCAACATCCCTGCTA ctgcaaagaagaagaagcagaccAAACCTCTGAGCTTCAAGGTTGGGATGGGGCGAGTGATCCGAGGG tgggATGAAGGCCTGCTGGTGATGAGTAAAGGCGAGACGGCGCGGCTGGAGATCGAAGCTGAATGGGCTTATGGGAGGAAAGGCCTTCCTGACTCCAA AATCCCTCCCAATGCCAAGCTGATCTTTGAGGTGGAGCTCGTCTCCATCGATTGA
- the faua gene encoding FAU ubiquitin like and ribosomal protein S30 fusion a: MEKPHLFFGEVSIDVTVTWSDSSQSSSLRACALSFPHPVVDRRASSELIMQLFLRAQTLHTLDVSGLQTVRDLKAHVQALEGVSVDEQVLLLAGSPLEDDVSLLDCGVSEHCTIELTARLLGGKVHGSLARAGKVRGQTPKVDKQEKKKKKTGRAKRRIQYNRRFVNVVPTFGKKKGPNANS; the protein is encoded by the exons ATGGAAAAACCCCATTTGTTTTTTGGCGAGGTCTCCATTGACGTCACGGTCACGTGGTCAGACTCTTCCCAGAGTTCCTCGCTCCGCGCATGCGCGCTGTCCTTTCCTCATCCGGTTGTGGATCGAAGAGCATCATCCGAA ctcatCATGCAGCTGTTCCTGCGCGCTCAGACTCTTCACACACTCGATGTGTCTGGACTCCAGACCGTCCGTGATCTCAAG gctcaTGTGCAGGCTCTGGAGGGGGTGTCAGTGGACGAGCAGGTTCTTCTTCTGGCTGGATCTCCTCTGGAGGACGATGTCTCTCTTCTGGACTGTGGTGTGTCCGAGCACTGCACTATCGAGCTGACCGCCAGACTCCTGGGAG GTAAAGTCCACGGATCTCTGGCTCGCGCCGGTAAAGTAAGAGGACAGACTCCCAAA GTGGACAaacaggagaagaagaagaagaagacgggCCGGGCCAAGCGTCGCATCCAGTACAACCGCCGCTTCGTCAACGTGGTGCCCACCTTCGGCAAGAAGAAGGGTCCCAACGCCAACTCCTAA